The Bos javanicus breed banteng chromosome 18, ARS-OSU_banteng_1.0, whole genome shotgun sequence genome has a segment encoding these proteins:
- the LOC133231024 gene encoding cationic amino acid transporter 3-like — translation MVRQFVRQFGQKLIRKLPLEPIEESERPVAHLNTLNLVIWGVGGMLMAFMYIVTGGLAKYVAGPAIIISLLVAALYSMLSGLYYAEFGAWVPRSGSAYLYSYVTMGQLYAFIAGWNSILPVVTATAISARASSYILDNLIGNHISQALQETFSLHLPYSLATYADFFALGLVLLMTGIVALGAHESILVIRISQVINLLVLIFIIVTGFVKGDLHNWKLTEQDYKLNTSGSRDIYGLGGLGPLGSGGFAPFGFEGILQGTATCFYYFLGVDGFATKGVEAINPHRSIPWSIMITIFICFLAYSSVSAALTLIVPYYQIQPHDLLPQSVLHSWWLPARYFVTIGTLCDLISRLHGAVFRMPLLIYTMAQDGLLFRVLTRIHVRTGTRIVAIMSAGNLAGVMALLFKYTDLLELVAVGTLLIYSLVAFSILVLRYQPDQKLSKNENTEEGLEMPGPDEHPLDSVPEARNSNIQRVLNHLKSLWFPISTIPTRKSGQIVYGCASLLVLLMIILSLILVQWSSQGFSGDSKYTPVAVLLLLLIIGVMVIIWRQPQNPIPLYFKVPALPLLPLVSIFVNIYLMMQITSGTWAIFGIWNVVGFLIYFGYGIRHSLEENDEQ, via the exons ATGGTGCGTCAGTTTGTTCGCCAGTTTGGTCAGAAGCTCATCCGCAAGCTACCGCTGGAACCCATAGAGGAGTCTGAGAGACCCGTGGCTCATCTGAATACCCTAAACCTGGTGATCTGGGGTGTGGGTGGGATGCTGATGGCTTTCATGTACATTGTGACTGGTGGACTGGCCAAGTACGTAGCTGGACCAGCGATCATCATCTCGCTCTTGGTGGCTGCCCTGTATTCTATGTTATCTGGGCTCTACTACGCTGAATTTGGGGCCTGGGTACCACGCTCTGGTTCTGCATACCTCTACAGCTATGTCACGATGGGTCAACTCTATGCCTTCATCGCTGGCTGGAACTCCATACTTCCCGTAGTCACAG CCACCGCCATCTCAGCCAGGGCCTCGAGTTATATCCTGGACAACCTGATTGGGAATCACATCTCTCAGGCATTACAGGAAACTTTCTCTCTGCACCTGCCTTACTCCCTGGCCACATATGCAGACTTTTTTGCCCTGGGCCTGGTACTGCTGATGACAG GAATAGTGGCTCTGGGAGCTCATGAGTCAATCCTGGTTATCAGAATATCCCAAGTTATCAACCTTTTGGTTCTCATTTTCATTATCGTCACTGGCTTCGTTAAGGGAGATCTGCATAACTGGAAGCTCACAGAACAGGACTACAAACTGAACACATCTGGATCCAGAGACATCTATGGTTTAGGAGG CTTGGGCCCTCTGGGTTCTGGAGGGTTTGCACCTTTTGGCTTtgaagggattctccagggaacagCTACATGTTTCTACTATTTTTTGGGTGTTGATGGCTTTGCCACTAAAG GGGTAGAAGCTATAAATCCTCATCGTTCCATCCCCTGGAGCATCATGATCACGATCTTCATCTGCTTTTTGGCCTACTCCAGTGTCTCAGCGGCACTCACCCTCATTGTGCCCTACTACCAGATTCAGCCTCACGACCTTTTGCCACAAAGCGTTCTCCACAGTTGGTGGCTCCCCGCCAGATATTTCGTGACTATTGGCACACTATGTGATCTTATATCCAG ACTCCATGGTGCCGTGTTCAGAATGCCTCTTTTGATCTACACGATGGCACAGGACGGGCTCCTTTTCCGGGTACTTACCCGGATCCATGTCCGCACAGGCACCCGTATTGTGGCCATCATGTCTGCTGGAAATCTTGcag GAGTCATGGCATTACTATTCAAGTACACAGATCTTCTGGAGCTCGTGGCAGTCGGGACCCTGCTCATTTACTCCCTGGTGGCATTTTCTATTCTTGTGCTCAG GTACCAGCCAGACCAGAAATTAAGCAAGAATGAGAATACAGAGGAGGGACTTGAGATGCCTGGCCCTGATGAACATCCGTTGGACTCTGTACCTGAAGCAAGAAACTCAAACATTCAAAGAGTTTTAAACCATTTAAAGAGTCTGTGGTTCCCTATCAGCACCATCCCCACTAGGAAATCTGGCCAGATTGTCTACGGATGTGCCTCACTACTCG TTCTCCTGATGATAATCTTGAGCCTGATCCTGGTCCAGTGGTCCAGTCAGGGGTTCTCTGGAGACTCCAAGTACACACCagtggctgtgctgctgctgctgctcatcaTTGGAGTCATGGTCATCATCTGGAGGCAGCCCCAGAACCCCATTCCTCTTTATTTTAAG GTCCCTGCTCTGCCTCTCCTCCCACTGGTGAGCATCTTTGTGAACATTTACTTGATGATGCAGATAACTTCTGGGACCTGGGCCATATTTGGCATCTGGAATGTGGTTG GATTTCTCATATACTTTGGATACGGGATCCGACACAGCTTAGAGGAGAACGATGAGCAATAA